One Cellulomonas sp. NS3 genomic region harbors:
- a CDS encoding alpha/beta hydrolase, whose translation MADAAPRTDRAPRAPRASLARLDPHLHPLGVALGTAFALLAMTPSLLPRDWLFQGVVSGLSAAAGYGIGVALHWLARRSRHWPSASARVRAAVPGWLPRARWLGLVLVPVALLVMLVVAASWQRELATLMGMDRPTTSGWLRAGPVLVAVAALVVAGARGVRWLARVIGRGLYRRTRLPRRAASVVGALLAGLLVVVLANDVALRWALSVTDSAFSSLNDRDHPDVEQPQAGTRSGSPASLVGWESLGREGRRFVASGPSADELALAGGAPAQQPVRVYVGLETAGTAQERAELALAELDRTGAFERAVLAVVTTTGSGWVNAEAVDGLELLHAGDTAVVATQYSYLPSWLSFLVDRPRVEEEGRVLLDTVSARVEAMPEGSRPRLLVYGESLGSRGSEHAFTTLADIRAHTDGVVWVGPPHSNEVWRSLVERRDPGTPEVAPVYASGLVVRFAADADALAQPPTPWLEPRVVYLQHASDPIVWWSPSLLLRRPDWLEEPRGADVLPSMTWYPVVTFWQVSADMTNSQSVPPGHGHSYGDLVLDAWVAVGAPEGWTDADTERARAVLTAQPG comes from the coding sequence ATGGCTGACGCGGCACCCCGCACCGATCGCGCACCGCGGGCACCGCGGGCGTCCCTCGCGCGCCTCGACCCGCACCTGCACCCGCTCGGCGTCGCGCTCGGGACCGCGTTCGCGCTGCTCGCGATGACGCCGTCGCTGCTGCCGCGCGACTGGCTGTTCCAGGGGGTCGTCTCGGGGCTGTCGGCCGCTGCCGGCTACGGGATCGGGGTGGCGCTGCACTGGCTCGCGCGGAGGTCCCGGCACTGGCCGTCGGCGTCCGCGCGGGTGCGGGCGGCGGTGCCGGGGTGGCTCCCCCGCGCGCGGTGGCTGGGGCTCGTGCTCGTGCCGGTCGCGCTGCTCGTGATGCTCGTGGTCGCGGCGTCGTGGCAGCGCGAGCTGGCGACGCTCATGGGCATGGACCGCCCGACGACGAGCGGCTGGCTGCGCGCCGGGCCGGTGCTCGTGGCCGTCGCCGCGCTGGTGGTCGCCGGCGCGCGCGGCGTGCGGTGGCTCGCGCGGGTCATCGGGCGTGGGCTGTACCGGCGGACCCGGCTGCCGCGGCGCGCGGCGTCCGTCGTCGGCGCGCTCCTCGCCGGGCTGCTCGTCGTCGTCCTCGCGAACGACGTCGCGCTGCGCTGGGCGCTGTCGGTCACGGACTCGGCGTTCAGCAGCCTCAACGACCGGGACCACCCGGACGTCGAGCAGCCGCAGGCCGGGACGCGGTCCGGCTCCCCCGCGTCGCTCGTCGGCTGGGAGTCGCTGGGCCGCGAGGGCCGCCGGTTCGTCGCGAGCGGGCCGTCGGCCGACGAGCTCGCGCTGGCCGGCGGCGCCCCCGCCCAGCAGCCCGTGCGCGTGTACGTGGGGCTGGAGACGGCCGGGACCGCGCAGGAGCGCGCGGAGCTCGCGCTCGCCGAGCTCGACCGGACCGGGGCCTTCGAGCGCGCCGTCCTCGCGGTCGTCACGACCACGGGCAGCGGCTGGGTCAACGCCGAGGCGGTCGACGGCCTCGAGCTGCTGCACGCCGGGGACACCGCGGTCGTCGCCACGCAGTACTCGTACCTGCCGAGCTGGTTGTCGTTCCTCGTCGACCGCCCGCGCGTCGAGGAGGAGGGCCGCGTGCTGCTCGACACCGTCTCGGCGCGCGTCGAGGCGATGCCCGAGGGATCGCGACCGCGGCTGCTCGTCTACGGCGAGAGCCTCGGGTCGCGCGGCTCGGAGCACGCGTTCACGACGCTCGCCGACATCCGCGCGCACACCGACGGCGTGGTGTGGGTCGGGCCACCGCACTCCAACGAGGTGTGGCGCTCGCTCGTCGAGCGGCGCGACCCCGGGACGCCCGAGGTCGCGCCGGTGTACGCGAGCGGGCTCGTCGTGCGGTTCGCTGCGGACGCCGACGCGCTCGCGCAGCCGCCGACCCCGTGGCTCGAGCCACGCGTGGTGTACCTGCAGCACGCGTCGGACCCGATCGTGTGGTGGTCGCCGTCGCTGCTGCTGCGGCGGCCCGACTGGCTCGAGGAGCCCCGCGGCGCCGACGTCCTGCCGTCGATGACCTGGTACCCCGTGGTGACGTTCTGGCAGGTCAGCGCCGACATGACGAACTCCCAGTCGGTGCCGCCCGGCCACGGGCACAGCTACGGCGACCTGGTGCTCGACGCGTGGGTGGCCGTCGGGGCGCCCGAGGGCTGGACGGACGCGGACACCGAGCGGGCCCGCGCGGTGCTCACGGCGCAGCCCGGCTGA
- a CDS encoding amidohydrolase, which translates to MRVSRPADQPVDVHVRDGRIVAVGRDAARAAGARAERVDLGGRVVVPGLWDAHTHMDQWALFRRRLDVSGATSAADAARLVTERLAHGDADEVLVGMGFRDGLWPDLPDVALLDEAAARAGRPGAAVVLVSGDVHCAWLSTAALARYGVPWRADGVLREHEWFAVSARVNVVAPQLLDAWVDESARAAAARGVVGVVDLELSDLLTAWRRRIAGGTRSLRVSAGVWPDHLDRPLAEELRTGDVVPGQGDAALLTMGPLKVITDGSLNTRTAYCHDPYAGLTGPDARGVLSVPPDELVPLMAHAHRHGLRSAIHAIGDAASTHALDAFAASGATGSIEHAQLLSPEDVARFAALGVVASVQPEHAMDDRDVADHYWAGRTGRAFVLRALVDAGVRLTLGSDAPVAPLDPWQAIASAVDRTRDGREPWHPEQAVDLDVALGASVRSRVEPGQVADLAVLDADPWAPGADLRGTPVAATVLAGGWSWSTL; encoded by the coding sequence GTGCGCGTGAGCCGGCCGGCGGACCAGCCGGTCGACGTGCACGTGCGCGACGGGCGGATCGTCGCCGTAGGACGGGACGCCGCGCGGGCCGCCGGGGCGCGGGCCGAGCGGGTCGACCTCGGGGGCCGCGTCGTCGTCCCCGGGCTGTGGGACGCGCACACGCACATGGACCAGTGGGCGCTGTTCCGGCGCCGCCTCGACGTCTCGGGCGCGACGTCCGCTGCCGACGCCGCGCGGCTCGTGACCGAGCGGCTCGCGCACGGCGACGCCGACGAGGTGCTCGTCGGGATGGGCTTCCGCGACGGTCTGTGGCCGGACCTCCCGGACGTCGCGCTGCTCGACGAGGCCGCCGCGCGCGCCGGGCGTCCCGGTGCCGCCGTCGTGCTCGTCTCGGGCGACGTGCACTGCGCGTGGCTCAGCACCGCCGCGCTCGCCCGCTACGGCGTGCCGTGGCGCGCGGACGGGGTGCTGCGCGAGCACGAGTGGTTCGCGGTGAGCGCGCGCGTCAACGTCGTCGCCCCTCAGCTCCTCGACGCGTGGGTCGACGAGTCGGCGCGGGCCGCGGCGGCGCGCGGCGTCGTGGGGGTCGTCGACCTCGAGCTGAGCGACCTGCTCACCGCGTGGCGCCGGCGCATCGCGGGCGGCACGCGGTCGCTGCGCGTCTCCGCGGGCGTGTGGCCCGACCACCTCGACCGTCCCCTGGCGGAGGAGCTCCGCACCGGGGACGTCGTGCCCGGTCAGGGCGACGCGGCGCTGCTCACGATGGGCCCGCTCAAGGTCATCACCGACGGCTCGCTCAACACGCGCACCGCCTACTGCCACGACCCGTACGCCGGGCTCACCGGTCCCGACGCGCGCGGCGTCCTCTCGGTGCCGCCCGACGAGCTCGTGCCGCTCATGGCGCACGCCCACCGCCACGGCCTGCGCTCGGCGATCCACGCGATCGGCGACGCGGCGAGCACCCACGCGCTCGACGCGTTCGCGGCGTCGGGTGCCACCGGCAGCATCGAGCACGCCCAGCTCCTGAGCCCCGAGGACGTCGCGCGGTTCGCCGCGCTGGGGGTCGTCGCCTCGGTCCAGCCCGAGCACGCGATGGACGACCGCGACGTCGCCGACCACTACTGGGCCGGGCGCACCGGGCGCGCGTTCGTGCTGCGCGCGCTCGTCGACGCGGGCGTGCGCCTGACGCTCGGCTCGGACGCGCCCGTCGCGCCGCTCGACCCGTGGCAGGCGATCGCCTCGGCCGTCGACCGCACGCGCGACGGCCGCGAGCCCTGGCACCCCGAGCAGGCGGTCGACCTCGACGTGGCGCTCGGCGCCTCGGTGCGCTCGCGCGTCGAGCCCGGGCAGGTCGCCGACCTCGCGGTGCTCGACGCGGACCCGTGGGCGCCGGGCGCGGACCTGCGTGGTACGCCGGTCGCGGCGACGGTGCTCGCGGGCGGCTGGAGCTGGTCGACGCTCTGA
- a CDS encoding metalloregulator ArsR/SmtB family transcription factor: MGTETAGQVALMLKALAEPLRLRMLSFITTSPTGEACVCDIATVADVSQPTVSHHLKVLKDVGILVSERRGTWVWYRVAPPVRGAVTALLESFAPAALDAARHLDQPTGERADVDAELSSLADELAEQFPGTGAGEVLHTVRESYTALVRHSGAGAAQLARVRRFAEQRLTDLSRVTWSRPQAPQVLFVCVANAGRSQLAAALVRHYAGDAVVARSAGSAPAAAVHATVSPLLRELGVDPSEVFPKPLTDDAVRAADLVVTMGCGDTCPVLPGTRYEDWVVGDPGLASPEGAAAIRDDIDTRVRALLADLAPDLTLPTAAPTSAGSAR, translated from the coding sequence ATGGGGACGGAGACCGCGGGCCAGGTCGCGCTGATGCTCAAGGCGCTGGCGGAGCCGTTGCGGCTGCGGATGCTGTCGTTCATCACGACGAGCCCGACCGGTGAGGCGTGCGTGTGCGACATCGCGACCGTCGCCGACGTCTCCCAGCCGACCGTCTCCCACCACCTCAAGGTCCTCAAGGACGTCGGCATCCTGGTCTCCGAGCGGCGCGGGACGTGGGTCTGGTACCGCGTGGCGCCGCCGGTGCGCGGGGCGGTCACCGCGCTGCTGGAGTCCTTCGCCCCCGCCGCGCTCGACGCAGCCCGCCACCTCGACCAGCCCACGGGCGAGCGCGCGGACGTCGACGCGGAGCTGTCCAGCCTCGCGGACGAGCTTGCCGAGCAGTTCCCCGGCACCGGAGCGGGTGAGGTGCTGCACACCGTCCGCGAGTCCTACACCGCCCTGGTACGCCACTCGGGCGCCGGCGCGGCGCAGCTCGCGCGGGTGCGCCGGTTCGCCGAGCAGCGCCTCACGGACCTCTCGCGGGTCACCTGGAGCCGCCCGCAGGCACCGCAGGTGCTGTTCGTGTGCGTGGCGAACGCGGGTCGCTCACAGCTCGCCGCGGCGCTGGTGCGCCACTACGCCGGGGACGCGGTGGTCGCCCGCTCGGCCGGGTCCGCACCCGCCGCGGCCGTGCACGCGACGGTTTCTCCGCTGCTGCGCGAGCTGGGCGTGGACCCCTCCGAGGTGTTCCCCAAGCCGCTGACCGACGATGCCGTCCGCGCCGCGGACCTGGTCGTCACCATGGGCTGCGGCGACACCTGCCCGGTCCTGCCCGGCACCCGGTACGAGGACTGGGTCGTCGGCGACCCCGGGCTCGCCTCTCCCGAGGGGGCGGCGGCGATCCGCGACGACATCGACACCCGCGTCCGCGCCCTGCTCGCCGACCTCGCCCCCGACCTGACCCTGCCCACCGCCGCCCCGACATCTGCGGGGAGCGCCCGATGA
- a CDS encoding aquaporin produces MSRPTARPAVDRLLVRALTAELVGTGLLVAVVVGSGIAAQRLSPDDVGLQLLQNSLATTLGLTVLILLFGPASGAHLNPVVSLADWVVGRRTGTGLTGRQVAAYTAAQTVGAIAGCALAAAMFTAPVAVSTTERTGSGLLVSEVVATAGLVALILTLVRTGRGVLAAPAVGAYIGAAYWFTASTSFANPAVTVGRIFTDTFAGIAPASAPGFIAAQVLGAALGVGLAIVLYPTADARADDVVVPHDDPVSTRA; encoded by the coding sequence ATGAGCCGGCCCACCGCCCGCCCGGCCGTGGACCGCCTCCTGGTGCGGGCGCTGACGGCCGAGCTGGTGGGCACCGGCCTGCTGGTGGCCGTGGTCGTCGGGTCCGGGATCGCCGCCCAGCGGCTGTCGCCTGACGACGTGGGGCTGCAGCTGCTGCAGAACTCACTGGCCACGACCCTCGGGCTGACGGTCCTGATCCTGCTGTTCGGGCCGGCGTCCGGTGCTCACCTCAACCCGGTCGTCTCCCTGGCCGACTGGGTCGTGGGCCGCCGTACCGGGACCGGGCTCACCGGCCGGCAGGTCGCGGCCTACACCGCCGCGCAGACCGTCGGCGCGATCGCCGGGTGCGCGCTCGCCGCCGCGATGTTCACCGCCCCGGTCGCCGTCTCGACCACCGAGCGCACCGGGAGCGGCCTGCTGGTCAGCGAGGTGGTCGCCACCGCCGGCCTGGTCGCGCTGATCCTGACCCTGGTCCGCACCGGACGCGGCGTCCTCGCCGCCCCGGCGGTCGGGGCCTACATCGGGGCCGCGTACTGGTTCACCGCCTCCACGTCCTTCGCCAACCCCGCCGTCACGGTCGGGAGGATCTTCACCGACACGTTCGCCGGCATCGCCCCCGCCTCCGCACCGGGCTTCATCGCCGCTCAGGTCCTCGGCGCGGCCCTCGGCGTCGGGCTCGCCATCGTCCTCTACCCCACAGCCGACGCCCGTGCCGACGACGTCGTCGTCCCGCACGACGACCCCGTCAGCACCCGCGCGTGA
- a CDS encoding arsenate reductase ArsC, giving the protein MTETAATEQTPTGTDKPSVLFVCVHNAGRSQMAAGFLTALSGGAVEVRSAGSAPADQINPAAVEAMLELGIDIRAEKPKILTTDAVRASDVVITMGCGDTCPFFPGKRYEDWVLEDPAGQGVDAVRPIRDEIRARVLALLGELGVEPVDA; this is encoded by the coding sequence ATGACCGAGACCGCCGCCACCGAGCAGACCCCCACCGGGACCGACAAGCCGAGCGTGCTGTTCGTCTGCGTCCACAACGCCGGCCGCTCCCAGATGGCTGCCGGGTTCCTCACCGCCCTGTCCGGAGGTGCCGTCGAGGTCCGCTCCGCCGGGTCCGCGCCCGCCGACCAGATCAACCCCGCCGCCGTCGAGGCCATGCTCGAGCTCGGCATCGACATCCGTGCCGAGAAGCCGAAGATCCTCACCACCGACGCGGTCAGGGCCTCCGACGTCGTCATCACCATGGGCTGCGGCGACACCTGCCCCTTCTTCCCCGGCAAGCGCTACGAGGACTGGGTCCTGGAGGACCCCGCCGGGCAGGGCGTCGACGCCGTGCGCCCGATCCGCGACGAGATCCGCGCCCGCGTCCTCGCCCTGCTCGGCGAGCTCGGCGTGGAGCCCGTCGACGCCTGA
- a CDS encoding ABC transporter ATP-binding protein, whose translation MATPTTTEVTATAVRLVDLHKTYPGREPVHALRGVSLELLAGSVTAVVGQSGSGKSTLLNCAAGLDTPSRGSVVVGRHDLTTLRPDDLTRFRREHVGFVFQAYNLIGHLTARENVRLPLVLAGRQVDAAWEAALLDFLGVPHLVDRLPGELSGGQAQRVAIARALVTRPAVVFADEPTGALDSRTGGAVLQVLRDSARELGQTVVVVTHDAGVAAAAERVVVLADGLVVDQLEHPTAEQVTARLLAKGR comes from the coding sequence ATGGCCACGCCGACCACGACCGAGGTGACGGCCACCGCCGTCCGCCTCGTCGACCTCCACAAGACCTACCCGGGCCGTGAGCCCGTCCACGCGCTGCGCGGGGTGTCCCTCGAGCTGCTCGCGGGCTCCGTGACCGCCGTCGTCGGTCAGTCCGGCTCCGGCAAGTCGACGCTGCTGAACTGCGCGGCGGGGCTCGACACGCCCAGCCGGGGCTCCGTCGTCGTGGGTCGGCACGACCTCACGACGCTGCGGCCCGACGACCTCACCCGGTTCCGGCGGGAGCACGTGGGCTTCGTCTTCCAGGCCTACAACCTCATCGGCCACCTGACGGCACGCGAGAACGTCCGCCTGCCGCTCGTGCTCGCGGGCCGTCAGGTCGACGCGGCGTGGGAGGCGGCCCTGCTCGACTTCCTCGGCGTGCCGCACCTCGTGGACCGGCTGCCGGGCGAGCTGTCCGGCGGGCAGGCCCAGCGCGTCGCGATCGCCCGCGCGCTCGTCACGCGGCCCGCCGTCGTGTTCGCCGACGAGCCCACGGGCGCGCTGGACTCCCGGACGGGGGGCGCGGTGCTCCAGGTGCTGCGGGACTCCGCGCGCGAGCTCGGGCAGACCGTGGTCGTCGTGACGCACGACGCGGGCGTCGCCGCCGCTGCCGAGCGCGTCGTCGTCCTCGCGGACGGGCTCGTCGTCGACCAGCTCGAGCACCCCACCGCCGAGCAGGTCACCGCCCGGCTCCTCGCGAAGGGCCGGTGA
- a CDS encoding FtsX-like permease family protein, with product MSTVWQLASSGVRAHRGAFAGTAVVLAVAAAVLAVTGVLFESGLRTQADGDLASGGLLVALASSYAGTLVVVVVMVVAATVTLALRSRRRELALLRAVGATPSQVRRTVTLEVAVVSLVAAPVGALAGLFGARLLDPLLLRGGMVAPDFTSALSPLPVLAAVALIVVTAVPVGRLGAREAARTAPTEALQLSAVEDREVGTGRRVTALALTLAGLATAFSSLWIPGALGSATASLSALLLIGAVALAGPVLVGWLFDRLARVHPSGGRPAAVLAVRNVRGFSRRLTTVVVPLALVVAAATVQTSVNRAIMTAAQQELVASVAADLVVTPPEGAAQDLTAQVAAVPGVTSAVPLATVPAQLRTDNDIDGALAWEATALRVVPAGTTALDPDVVDGSLAGLDARDAVAVSTDTAFTSGAGLGETLTLRLGEDVVEATVVAVFSRGLGVAGLITGPATAEAHGLPVVADTVLVDLAAGADPADATAAFAALGATAADPETYAATAMQSGDGENAIGTALLLLLLAVVAVGAASTLAMTTVARRDELALLHRTGTTRRQLLAMTTVEAAITGVTAWVVGTVAVVPAVVGVSAGVLHGPPVVDLPSYGVVSAAVVVFALAATALAARRTTRLATALA from the coding sequence GTGAGCACCGTGTGGCAGCTCGCCTCCTCGGGCGTCCGCGCCCACCGCGGAGCCTTCGCCGGCACCGCCGTCGTCCTCGCCGTCGCCGCAGCGGTCCTCGCCGTCACCGGGGTGCTGTTCGAGTCGGGCCTGCGCACGCAGGCCGACGGTGACCTGGCCTCCGGCGGGCTGCTCGTGGCGCTCGCGTCCTCCTACGCCGGGACGCTGGTCGTCGTCGTGGTGATGGTCGTCGCCGCGACCGTCACCCTCGCACTGCGCAGCCGCCGACGTGAGCTCGCCCTGCTGCGCGCGGTCGGCGCGACGCCGTCGCAGGTGCGGCGCACGGTCACCCTCGAGGTCGCGGTGGTCTCGCTCGTCGCCGCCCCGGTGGGGGCGCTCGCGGGCCTGTTCGGCGCCCGCCTCCTCGACCCCCTCCTGCTGCGCGGCGGGATGGTGGCCCCGGACTTCACGTCGGCCCTGTCGCCGCTGCCCGTCCTCGCCGCCGTCGCGCTGATCGTGGTCACGGCGGTGCCGGTCGGCCGGCTCGGCGCCCGGGAGGCCGCCCGGACCGCCCCGACCGAGGCGCTCCAGCTGAGCGCCGTCGAGGACCGCGAGGTCGGGACGGGCCGGCGGGTGACCGCCCTGGCCCTGACCCTCGCCGGCCTCGCCACGGCGTTCTCGAGCCTGTGGATCCCGGGCGCCCTGGGGAGCGCCACGGCGTCGCTCTCGGCGTTGCTGCTGATCGGGGCCGTCGCGCTCGCCGGTCCCGTCCTGGTCGGCTGGCTCTTCGACCGGCTCGCGCGGGTCCACCCGTCCGGCGGCCGCCCGGCCGCGGTGCTCGCCGTCCGCAACGTGCGCGGGTTCTCCCGGCGGCTGACGACCGTCGTCGTGCCGCTCGCGCTGGTGGTCGCCGCGGCGACCGTCCAGACGAGCGTGAACCGGGCGATCATGACCGCCGCCCAGCAGGAGCTCGTCGCCTCGGTCGCCGCGGACCTCGTCGTCACGCCCCCCGAGGGCGCGGCCCAGGACCTGACCGCGCAGGTCGCCGCGGTGCCCGGCGTCACGTCGGCCGTGCCGCTCGCGACCGTCCCGGCGCAGCTGCGGACCGACAACGACATCGACGGCGCGCTCGCCTGGGAGGCGACCGCCCTGCGCGTCGTCCCCGCGGGCACCACGGCGCTCGACCCCGACGTCGTCGACGGCTCGCTCGCGGGACTCGACGCCCGGGACGCCGTGGCCGTCAGCACCGACACGGCGTTCACCAGCGGCGCGGGCCTCGGCGAGACGCTCACGCTCCGGCTCGGGGAGGACGTCGTCGAGGCGACCGTCGTCGCGGTGTTCTCCCGCGGGCTGGGGGTCGCCGGCCTGATCACCGGCCCGGCCACGGCGGAGGCGCACGGGCTCCCCGTGGTGGCCGACACCGTGCTCGTCGACCTCGCCGCCGGCGCGGACCCGGCGGACGCCACCGCGGCGTTCGCCGCGCTGGGCGCGACGGCGGCCGACCCCGAGACGTACGCCGCCACGGCGATGCAGTCGGGCGACGGCGAGAACGCCATCGGCACGGCGCTGCTCCTCCTCCTGCTCGCCGTCGTGGCGGTCGGCGCCGCGAGCACGCTCGCCATGACCACGGTCGCGCGCCGCGACGAGCTCGCGCTGCTGCACCGCACCGGCACGACCCGCCGCCAGCTCCTGGCGATGACCACCGTCGAGGCGGCGATCACGGGCGTCACGGCGTGGGTCGTCGGCACCGTGGCGGTGGTGCCGGCGGTGGTCGGCGTGAGCGCCGGGGTGCTCCACGGGCCGCCCGTGGTCGACCTGCCGTCGTACGGCGTGGTCAGCGCGGCCGTGGTCGTCTTCGCGCTCGCTGCGACGGCGCTCGCGGCACGCCGCACGACCCGACTGGCGACCGCTCTCGCCTGA
- a CDS encoding DUF899 domain-containing protein — MTTAQDRPTTLVPGRPPVVDAATWQAARDELLVREKAHTHEGDAIAAARRRLPMVELDPTVEVVGPDGPVPFLDLFQGRDELLVYKHMWHDGAPHQGQCEGCTVSAWHLRDTVYLQARGVSFAVVTTGAWDEVAPFVEFMGYTQPWYSVRGVPEPVGGEMGMFAVFLRDGDRAFLTYDTTGRGTEVASGSFALLDLTPYGRGEAWQDTPEGWPEGQGACWYWRTDVDGNGTWGGTGRPTPQWTRPGATPETTLGRHGDHH; from the coding sequence ATGACCACCGCACAGGACCGACCGACCACCCTCGTGCCCGGCCGCCCGCCCGTCGTCGACGCGGCGACGTGGCAGGCCGCGCGCGACGAGCTCCTGGTCCGCGAGAAGGCGCACACGCACGAGGGCGACGCGATCGCCGCGGCGCGCCGCCGGCTCCCCATGGTCGAGCTCGACCCGACCGTCGAGGTCGTGGGACCCGACGGCCCCGTCCCGTTCCTCGACCTGTTCCAGGGGCGCGACGAGCTGCTGGTCTACAAGCACATGTGGCACGACGGCGCACCGCACCAGGGTCAGTGCGAGGGCTGCACCGTCTCGGCCTGGCACCTGCGCGACACCGTCTACCTGCAGGCCCGCGGCGTCTCGTTCGCGGTCGTGACCACCGGCGCGTGGGACGAGGTCGCGCCCTTCGTCGAGTTCATGGGCTACACCCAGCCCTGGTACTCGGTGCGGGGGGTCCCCGAGCCGGTCGGCGGCGAGATGGGGATGTTCGCGGTGTTCCTGCGCGACGGTGACCGGGCGTTCCTCACCTACGACACGACGGGGCGCGGCACCGAGGTGGCGAGCGGCTCCTTCGCGCTCCTCGACCTGACGCCGTACGGGCGGGGCGAGGCGTGGCAGGACACGCCCGAGGGCTGGCCCGAGGGTCAGGGCGCCTGCTGGTACTGGCGCACGGACGTCGACGGCAACGGCACCTGGGGCGGGACGGGCCGCCCGACGCCGCAGTGGACCCGCCCGGGCGCCACCCCCGAGACGACCCTCGGCCGGCACGGGGACCACCACTGA
- a CDS encoding GGDEF domain-containing protein — MSWEQACRPRDPRGAARAAAVLVAVAAVVTLVFTALGQGTSSLVAQAVVTVISVGVLPLALALYRHGHRAPAVTWLLTPVVGVAIIAGLDVVTHDASAAAQAFFAFPVVFAASQLGRRPVALVTLLAVLGNAWVVFSLLPPGRAATDLAYIGAMLTVVAAVLVQAGERQDRLVTRLTEQAAVDALTGLATRRVLDDAAACALASTGDGTGLLVLDLDRFKVINDERGHPVGDDALAHVAELLRRRAQRDSIASRLGGDEMALLLPGWGREATIEVAEELVRLVRDSPLRTADGPVPLTVSIGVAHASRETTLRELYAAADAALYEAKAEGRDRVAITGSSPRTRSR; from the coding sequence GTGTCATGGGAGCAGGCGTGCCGGCCGAGGGATCCCCGCGGAGCAGCACGCGCCGCGGCGGTCCTCGTGGCCGTCGCCGCCGTCGTCACGCTGGTCTTCACGGCGCTCGGCCAGGGCACGTCCTCGCTCGTCGCGCAGGCCGTGGTCACCGTCATCAGCGTCGGGGTCCTGCCGCTGGCCCTCGCGCTCTACCGGCACGGGCACCGCGCGCCGGCCGTGACCTGGCTGCTCACGCCCGTCGTGGGCGTCGCGATCATCGCGGGCCTCGACGTGGTGACCCACGACGCGAGCGCCGCGGCCCAGGCGTTCTTCGCGTTCCCCGTCGTCTTCGCGGCGTCGCAGCTCGGCCGCAGGCCGGTCGCGCTCGTGACCCTGCTGGCCGTGCTCGGCAACGCCTGGGTCGTGTTCTCGCTGCTGCCGCCCGGGCGCGCCGCGACCGACCTCGCGTACATCGGGGCGATGCTCACGGTCGTGGCCGCCGTGCTCGTCCAGGCGGGCGAGCGCCAGGACCGGCTCGTGACCCGGCTGACCGAGCAGGCTGCCGTCGACGCGCTCACGGGGCTCGCGACCCGGCGGGTGCTCGACGACGCGGCCGCCTGCGCCCTGGCGAGCACGGGCGACGGCACGGGCCTGCTGGTCCTCGACCTCGACCGGTTCAAGGTCATCAACGACGAGCGGGGGCACCCCGTCGGCGACGACGCCCTGGCGCACGTCGCCGAGCTGCTGCGCCGACGGGCTCAGCGCGACTCGATCGCGTCCCGGCTCGGGGGCGACGAGATGGCCCTGCTCCTGCCGGGGTGGGGCCGCGAGGCGACGATCGAGGTCGCCGAGGAGCTCGTGCGGCTCGTGCGGGACAGCCCGCTGCGCACCGCGGACGGCCCGGTCCCGCTGACCGTGAGCATCGGCGTGGCGCACGCCTCGCGCGAGACGACGCTGCGCGAGCTCTACGCCGCGGCGGACGCCGCGCTCTACGAGGCCAAGGCCGAGGGTCGGGACCGCGTCGCGATCACCGGCTCGTCCCCCCGGACCCGCTCCCGCTGA
- a CDS encoding GAP family protein, which translates to MAPDLLGQLVVLALIDSTSFGTLLIPVWFLLVPGRVRARRVLVFLGTVATFYLVVGLVLMSGARAALGSGSGLREGTAGSVVQLVLGGALLLWALAYRTPRADADGSGSAGGADGAGPGGVSGGPATATRRQGRLTRWRDRAMSGEAGGVGALVGLAVAAAAVELGSMLPYLGAIRLLTGSDLTWAERATVLVGYCLVMVLPALVLLAGRLVAARAVEPLLGRVARWMERSAGETTAWVLGIVGFLLARDALTRLPWVLDALRTAGSVVGIGD; encoded by the coding sequence ATGGCCCCTGACCTGCTCGGACAGCTCGTCGTGCTCGCCCTGATCGACAGCACGAGCTTCGGCACGCTGCTCATCCCGGTGTGGTTCCTGCTCGTGCCGGGACGGGTGCGCGCTCGGCGCGTGCTCGTCTTCCTCGGGACCGTCGCGACGTTCTACCTCGTCGTCGGCCTCGTCCTGATGTCCGGGGCCCGCGCGGCGCTGGGGAGCGGATCGGGGCTGCGCGAGGGCACGGCCGGGTCCGTGGTGCAGCTCGTGCTCGGCGGGGCGCTGCTGCTGTGGGCGCTCGCGTACCGGACGCCGAGGGCCGACGCCGACGGGTCGGGCAGCGCCGGCGGCGCGGACGGCGCCGGCCCGGGTGGCGTCTCCGGGGGACCGGCCACCGCGACCCGGCGGCAGGGACGCCTCACGCGCTGGCGCGACCGCGCGATGAGCGGCGAGGCCGGCGGCGTCGGGGCGCTCGTGGGGCTGGCGGTCGCGGCGGCCGCCGTCGAGCTCGGGTCGATGCTGCCGTACCTCGGGGCGATCAGGCTGCTCACCGGCTCGGACCTCACCTGGGCCGAGCGGGCGACGGTGCTCGTCGGCTACTGCCTCGTCATGGTCCTGCCCGCGCTCGTGCTGCTCGCGGGGCGCCTGGTCGCCGCGCGGGCCGTCGAGCCGCTGCTCGGGCGGGTCGCGCGCTGGATGGAGCGGTCGGCGGGGGAGACGACGGCGTGGGTCCTCGGGATCGTCGGGTTCCTGCTCGCGCGCGACGCGCTCACGCGGCTGCCGTGGGTGCTGGACGCGCTGCGCACGGCCGGCTCGGTCGTGGGGATCGGCGACTGA